The Osmerus eperlanus chromosome 25, fOsmEpe2.1, whole genome shotgun sequence DNA window CGTTTTCATCACCTTATACGGCTCTAACGGTGATTCCGGCAAGCGTCCGTTGACGCAGAAGTTCCGGAACTTGTTTGAACGGGGCCGGACGGACCGCTTTGTGGTGGAGATGCTGGACCTTGGGGAGCTGATGAGGGTCAAGGTGGAACACGACAACTCCAAGCACAACTCCGGCTGGTACCTGGAGTGTGTAGAGATCACCAACACGGCCAACTCGGTCACCACCATCTTCTTGTGTGGAAAGTGGCTGGATCCTCAGAAAGCTGATGGGAAATTCGAAAGAGTGCTCTATCCCAAGTACTGAGAGCCAGTTACTAAAGTGGTATATACAAGTGATCATTCAGACTTATTTTGTAATTGGCAGAATCCCAGAAGACATTGTTCTATTCTCAGGAATACTTTTCGGCCTGTTTTGTACGGAATGCGATTTGAATGTATGTGACAAGAGTTTTTATTACGCAAACACAAGTGAATGATAGATTAATTCACTAAAATAAGAAATGGATGcgcttgtttaacccttgtgctgccttcgggtcacatgatccaaaggttcataacgaaccaccattgtgtttacccaattttacccaatacaaaaacaaataacaattattttcttttaaccattgcaatgtggggggtctgagacagcccgacagttaaaagaaaatgcttcactttgtttttgtaggaggtaaatttgtcgcaatacgacggtgggtcacaatgactgatgggtcagaatgacccgaagataacacaagggttaaatgcatTGTGTATCCAGAACCTGTGCTGTGTCCAGAATACTGAGATTGATATGGTTGCTAAAACGATATGATGTCGAGTCATTACAAAAGCAAATTATTTTATACTTCCGCTGTAAACATTTGTGTACCAAAAGAAGTCATCTTAATAAACTTTAAGTTGATCGCCACTTCAATGGAGTGTATTGACTTTAACGATGAAAGCACAAAAACACAGCAAGGACAGGACACATTCTAAGCATTTTAGGCAGTTTATTTGTAAAACACATACAAAAAGATCCTATACaagacaataaataaaaaataaaaaaagaagacagaacAGTTTGGGTTAAGCTATGCAACTTTTTGCATCATTAGTAATAAATACAGTACAAAATCCACCCAGAGTGAATCTAAAGAGTCTCCACAATGTTCACTGATCATGATATTCTTCATAATGATTTAGCTATTGCTTTCATATTATTGATACATACCTCTACGTTGTCTATAAAATACTCCAGATCATAAAACATTGCGCGGTAACAGCAAAACAGCAGCGTGTTGTACAAAGATGGCCGCTTCCCTTTTTTCACTGGCAGGTTAATAAACAACATTTTGTCAGCAGCAAAGAAACATCTGTAATATTCAAGAAGGTACAGCATCATATGAAACACGTCTACAGAGCTACCCCCACATACACATAGAAAACCTGAGAAGACATGCATTAGAGAGCTTGTGCTTATTGATCTACGTTCAGTTCGCCAGCTTCGGTTAATACTATGGCTACGGTCCAGTTTGGTCTGAAGTAACGGACTGTAATGCGCTGTGCTGTGCTGAGAAGGGCGTGGGGCTAAGACCAGTGAGAGCGGGAAAACCATAATAAAATCTGTCTGCTTCAATCCAATCCAATATATGGTACAATTATATGTAGGATTAATACATAGTTAAGTAAATGCACTGCGAAAAAACAAGTGGTTAGCTTATTATCGATCCCAAGTGTGGAACATATTTACTACTGTAGACCACAGTTATACATCAGAAAAATGCTGCTTTTGCAATAAGATCATTAGCTCAAATTAGCTCGTTAACTGCCTCCctaatgtctctttctctcattcacacacgcactcacacacatgcgcacacacgtaGCATTTGCCAGCAATACAAAGTACCAAGTTACAGTTATTCATTTGGGTTTTCAAATATGCACTGACTTTAGATACTACGATGCCAAATACACAAACGTTGTCTGATCAattagaaagagaaaagaaaaaacgaaacataaaaaaataaagctGTATTGTTTTCCCAATGTCAGAGTAAACAGGCCATGCTATATGAGACTGGTGCGCGGGTGCTACATGCTCTATCAATCCCGCCAAGCTAATTAAAGATGCCCACCTGAAAGATGAAGGACCTGGGAGATTAAGCGGATGGAATGTTACGCAGATCTGAACAGCACCACGTTAGCTATGAACAGTGTTCAGAACACTCGAACCCCAACTACGTCTCTTTTACTTTAACTCACCCGCATGCTGAAGCTTCCCAACCACCAATGCATAATGAGGTATTgtttttttaatacattttatgttatttctaaataaatatattgatTAGATTGCAAAGTTATGAAATAAAGACATTGAATATGCCACCACAATAGCTAGCTACAGTTAGTAATAAATTATGATTGTTAAATACTTAAGGCATCTTAAATCACAGCATTCTATGTGAACTAGCGACCCTCCACGGTCATCTGTCTTCAGTTTTTTTTCCCAAGTGGAGGTTTTTAGACAAAGAAAACCCAAAAATACAAATGCAACGCCATCAAGTTATTCTCCCATAGCACGCAAGGAAGTATGAAGATGCTCGTGACTCAACACAGACGCATAAGCTAGAACAAGGAGACCCCACGCGGCCACACCACCAAACTCAGGCAGCTCCATATTATAGTGCAtttacaaaacacaagcaacatTATAACAACAATAAATATATGTATGCATCATTGCAGCTATAATCGTTAAAATGTTAAAAAACCGAACCGGGACTTGAGTAGGCCTTGTGAAGTCCTATGCCCGAGTTGGCATGATTCTAGCCAATCAAAACAAATCAGCTGAAAGAAAAATAACCAACAAAAAAATAAGAGAAAGAATGAAAAGGAAATGGAAGATAAGacattcaaaaacaaaacaacacatcCTAAATACTGAGAACAAGAATTGTTTGGTtggtaatttttttttcttttcaaacgAATGGCTTTTTCTCCCTTTCACGCTCCTTAGGGTGAAGCACACCAACATTGTTCATGCATGAAATAGAGCTTCTACCACTGAACATGTCACAGTTGTTCTAGCAACACCATACACCACTATCATGGGAGAGACAACCATACACATTCTAGCACATAGAACACAGGCCAACTATATAAGACGCTTCccgtaacatttacatttagtcatttagcagacgctcttatccagagcgacttacagtaagtacagggacattcccccgaggcaagtagggtgaagtgacttgcccaaggacacaacgtcagttggcatgaccgggaatcgaactggcaaccttcggattactagaccgactccctcaccgctcagccaactgactcccactAACACAAGAcgcaattatatattttttcttttgaTCAAACGACGGGAGCAACAGAGATTTGAAATGAAAGGGAAGCCAATACACAACAAAGGCGGTTTACTAGGTTAAAATCACATGTGCTTGTCCTGTAGGCAATAAGGTACTGGTATAGTCATACAACTGGTAGTCTATGCTCTAGTCACTCctagctaacacacacatacaggcactgcATCCTCAAACCCATGCCAGCCCCACAGGTCATGCTATGGATGAGGCTACTACAAGTACTGAGTTTCTAGTAGACACAGACCCACAATCTACTCATCTGCGGGTGCAAAGCTCAGGCTTAGCCCGTGAGGCCAACCAATAGGGCTAACCTGACCTTAGAGAATGCTAGCCAAACCTTTAGTAAAGCTAGCCTACACCATCATGTGAACCAGTAGGACCAACCCTAAAATGTAGGGCTAGCGGCGGTCGTAGGAATCACTAGGTGGAAACAGGTCCATGGAGCTGCATGTGTTTAGGTCTGTGTCTACCAGGATGTGACTCGAAGGATGAGCTCTGCCCCCCCTGTATATGGttaacatgcagacagacagatagacagcccTACTACTGGCATTACTGTTCCACAATCACAACACAGCCCAAGCCTGCCACACAGACAGCATGCAGATCAGATGAGGCCCCcgctctaggtgtgtgtgtgtgtgtgtgtgtgtgtggaggggcggggggactCTACGGCACAACAACACATCACTGAACTCAAGCCATGCCTGCGGGTAGCGCTACAATGCCACCTTCCAATCAGATGGATACTACTCAAGATCCAAATCCATGTAAGAGATTATATTTTcagggggaaagtgtgtgtgtgtgggtgggagggacttgttttgtttttttgtcgaCCCAACTCCCATCGTCTCTCCTCCTGACCTATGACGCATGGCCGCGCTGCCAAACATAGTCTGTTAAGAGTGAGAGACGAGATTCTTTTGTGTTTTCACATTCTCAAGCCGGGCCTCTGCTTGCTACACAACACTGGAACTCTCTGGCGGACACACTTGCGATCAATGACAAGACTTTACTCCAGAACACCATTAGCATCAAGCCACACACAGGGATCACACCAGACCACTCCTGCgtcgcccccctccctgtcctgtcaAAACCCCTAGTTTTAGGGAATCTTCCCAGGCCAGGattggaggaagggaagggggacACCAAAAGTCTGAGAGAACAGCTAGAACTGTTCTGTAGGTCTCAACACAATACACAACACTGGGGGAAGTGGAGTCGAGGGGTCAACTGCGGTCAGGGGGGGTCACCACCTGGTCTCTGAGTATCTTGATCAAAATGACAGTTGGATTTGGGGTTAGTAAGAGTAGTGTTCACAATAAAACAGAGAACCATCTAGGGCTTAGCACATCTGTCTATACATTctgcctttcctcttctccttcttcgcATCCTTCCATCGGTCCTGGCCATCCATCCTGTCATCAAATCAGTCCGTCCATCCATCGGAGGCCCCACTCGCTGTGTTTGATTTGTGTGCTTGGTtcaccccatctcctcctcgttCGGTTGTCCTCTCCAGCAGGCTCAGAAGGCAGGATCAGAAGCGTGATGCAGATGTTAAGAGGGTTAGTTTGGCAGAGCTCCCCctaggggcgggggggggcgaagGGAAATTACAAGACCAGATCCAGAGCgccaggggtggagaggaggcatCAACTCTCTGGTGTCAGCTGGGTCTCAATGTCCACCCTGCAAATGGGGCATTTCCTACTGGTGGCTAGCCATTGGTCCACGCACAATTGGTGGAAGAGGTGCATGCAGGGTAATCTCCTGAGGAAGAAGAGAACGAGATCATCTAAAacgtttcaaatattcagagcCCTGATGCCCTGAACACCAGGGTTGAAGAACACTAATTCAATTGACACAATAGTGAAAACTTAATATAATGTAAAACTCTATTGAGTTTATACACTATTGAGTAAAAACATGTGTATATTGCACTAGTTAACCTCTGGTAAAGTTAACCTTTGGGTCCGTGGGTGAAAAGTAGTCTCACCTGAcatcctccccgtcctccagcatggacagacagatggtGCACTTCTCATCTGTGTCCAGCTCTTCATCCTCCAGACACATCTTCACGTCCTGAAGGACCCTCTGGAGAATGCCACCAAACAATAACACTAAGACActtcctccaccagcctggttCAGACTGTACAGCTGTGAGCCGTGGATACATTCACCTGCTTTGTATGTCGTCCACACAAAAGCACTTAAGTACTTCATGCTATGATTCTATGCGTAACACAATGGTTCGGAGCAATATATGGGGGAAGttatagcttagtggttagtGCATTTGACTGTAAGTCAATAGGTCACaggttccctcccccctcctcagctaCATGTTGCTTTAATAAGAGCATCTGCATACATTATTAATATATGAGTACATTATTAATATTGAAAGGTCATGATTGACCAACTGAAATGACATTCTTCGTAACTGTATCTACTATTTATTCATGCAGTTCCATTCAACGTGTTCCGGCCCCTTCCACAGCGATTCCATGTCTGCAAGAATGTTCTTCTAGTTTTGTTTTACCTTCTTGTACTTGTGAGGGAAGGTGAACCTCTCGATGGTGGTCTGGACGGCTCCTCTGTTCACGCTGCCCAGCCTGTCCTCCAACTGGAGAAGCTcctgagaggaggggcagagagaggtcaGACGGGATTGGAGAGAAcatgtgagggaggggaggggaggggagaagaggagaggagagggagagggagaaagagttggAGACAGGAAGGATACTGATTTGACAGACAGGATGTGATAGGGTAGACACGGAGTGGGATaatggtgcgtgtgtgcgtgcacctcGTAGCTCTCCCTGACAGCCGATGCGTGGCGGGAAGGGTTGAGGCTCTGGAGCGCCAGTAGGTGGAGCTGTGGATACGGGTAGTTCCTGATCTCATGGACCACCTGGGAGGGAACACAACAAGACGCACCTTTACTGCACCAGGGAGGACGAATCAAACTCACCTGCGTAACTGGACACGGCCCTCGACTCTGAATGTGACAGAGGTTGTGCTGGGCTCACCACTTGTGTGGAGGCGTTGTTCCTGGGGAAGTGATGCATTCTGGGAGAGGTCAGGTAGTGTTGGTAGTGCTGTGGCAGAGGGTGGATGTGGTACTGATGTGGGGGCAGCCCAGCATCAACACTCAGgtccctgttcacacacacacacacatcaaaggtAGAAACATAACCCTAAACTGTCTAGGAACACTCAGTTTATGCAAAAATGGCTGGTAaggtaatgtattcattttgtaGACGCTTGTATTCAAACAACGTGCCGAgaaggggatttgaacctatgaTCTTctggatctgcagtcaaatgttctaccactgagatatacccatccccactATGTTATTAGAAATAATGACTACCAGTCCCGTCTCACCctggtatctgtgtgtgtgtgccattcctccccctctgtccggTGTGTATGTATCTATGTGCATCCCTTAtgtcaggtgtgagtgtgtgtgtggtttaccaGTCCGTCCCCTCTGCCAGGTAGCGGGGCTGCTGGACCACGGGCTGGGGGGGGACATGGAGTGGGGGGGCAAACTCGAACCCGGGCCTCATCctgtggggctggtgggggacTCTCTCTGGGGTACGCCTGTTCccggaggacacacacacacaggggttacacacacTTGTGATCCTGTGTCAGtagacacgcagacagacacatacacacagagtagTATGTAAAAGTTCCTTCTAAACATCGTTCCACATGGAGAACATTTAGTGAATTCCAGCCATTGACCAGTACCTGGAGGGAGTCAAGATGTGTCGGTGCTGGGCCTCGAGGatctgctgctggaggaggtATTGCTGGTGTAAGGCCTGAGGTAggaagggtggggtggggaggtctTGGAACTGGGGCGCAGGCAGGGGGTTGAGGGGCGGGTGGATCTGAGGGCCGTGCTGGTGGCCTGGGGGGGCTAGGTGGGGGTTGATGCCCGACTGAGGCTGCCCTGGGTGGGGCATAGTGAAGTCCATGTGCAGCGGGGCCTGGGGACCTAGCTGGAAGTGTCGGCAGGAGGTAGCATGGCTgtgctgttgttgctgctgctgcctgtTGAAGTGGGATCctgtgggaagagagagagcctaTCAGAcgactggagaggagggggcgggccGAGAGGTAGAATTAATTGTGTGTGAATTGTGATGTCATCTTTGCAGAAAGCCCTACCTCTTACCTATAGTACAAAACACACTtcagagtgtggggggggggggggggagaggaggaggggggagacaggatggagtGAATCCTGTGTGGATGTGCTTTATGTGAATAAAAGGTATTTTTATTTGCCATCAGTTTGGCCCTCTGGTGGGATCCTCACCTCTGCGTATCTGTCTTCTCGGCAAAAGGCTGGATCAGGGTAGCGTGTGCCTACTGGAGTGTGTTTCAAGCCAcactgtgtgttatgtgtggaGAATGGACTAGCGTAGCAGTATACAAATAATATGTGGAATATAATTCCTGGTGGTTTTGCCATTTACTTATTTCTTTTAATGAATCAATTATTCATTAAGGGTGGTGTGTAGCCTCACTCATCAATACTCCAAATCAGACAaacgcctctctccctccctttctttataAACTCTCCCAGCCCAATCCACCTATCTAGATGTGGAAAGCTCATACAGTGATatagtccatctctctctctcctactactACAGAGCTTCTAATTCAAAGCTCTCCCATATGGAGCGTTGAGGGGAAATAGCTGGAATGCACTGCATGCCATTCCCCTGGTTTTCATGCTCTCTCTAACCGCAGCTATTTGGCAGCCAGGCAGCGGCCGATGTCTCCCAAGAAGCAAAGCAGAGCGTCTAACACTATCACTCCATAGGGCTCTGTCCTGCTGTTTAATACTGCGCTCCAATTTACAGCCACAGCAGAGAGATCAGCTCCTTCAAGATACCGGTTGGTCCCTCACATTTAATCTCTCCTCCGAGCTATGTGGAGCCTCTCAACCATGGAGTAAGGAGATTAAAGAGAAGTTTGTGCCGATGCAAATCTAAATCTAGTCTGCCTCTTAGACCTTTCTTCAGGGCCTTGTTGCACCTAGAAACGGTCTGCGTTGTTGGGTGAAAAGGTTATGTAACAAATGTTCATATGAAGACAAC harbors:
- the ark2cb gene encoding E3 ubiquitin-protein ligase ARK2C, whose translation is MVLVHVGYLVLPVFGSVRNRGSHFNRQQQQQQHSHATSCRHFQLGPQAPLHMDFTMPHPGQPQSGINPHLAPPGHQHGPQIHPPLNPLPAPQFQDLPTPPFLPQALHQQYLLQQQILEAQHRHILTPSRRTPERVPHQPHRMRPGFEFAPPLHVPPQPVVQQPRYLAEGTDWDLSVDAGLPPHQYHIHPLPQHYQHYLTSPRMHHFPRNNASTQVVVHEIRNYPYPQLHLLALQSLNPSRHASAVRESYEELLQLEDRLGSVNRGAVQTTIERFTFPHKYKKRVLQDVKMCLEDEELDTDEKCTICLSMLEDGEDVRRLPCMHLFHQLCVDQWLATSRKCPICRVDIETQLTPES